From a single Nitrospirota bacterium genomic region:
- a CDS encoding molybdopterin-dependent oxidoreductase: protein MANMVTVTIDGKRVTAPEGSNLIDAAARGGINIPNLCYLKGMKGIGACRMCLVEVEGMKAPMIACTTKVKEGMSVNTNTEKVQEIRKFVVDLILSMHPLDCMTCTKAGVCTLQQYAYDFGIKESSFTRKKFGFAVDEANPFIKRDPDYCVLCGRCVRVCKNQGTNVLEFMGRGVGSKVATANDKPLQESGCTFCGSCVDACPVNALLEADRTRKGREWEYEKVSSVCLLCGNGCDITVSTKEGSVAKVKSGAADGSSERFICAYGRFGFDCIAADSRVTSPMKRVGGALVETTWKDALDLVAAELKKAGKNAGFVATGGLLNEDALTLKQFAAEVVKTRNVDTTVSLYGDAATLLSGSADMDTADLFVLVGLNPSQYTRVLPALDAVIRRRVQGGAKLITITAAEPSIASVAAVSLVEDEAAALMSLAKALLAKGLSSDKKLGEAVAKAAVSEAVEAAAAMVADAKNPVVLTSPALYPAAANISLIKGTAVSIPVESNAKGVLMMGLAPEGKSCKEMASGGNGFLYAVGEVPLVKKAKGDFLVVQASHMTDLAKQADVVLPAAALLEAEGTMVDYAGRLKYVAAAVSPAGEAKTHRDIFAALAKVMGSKLKEAKESDTKKLVSAAKIKVELSPFARREGFDADPGELIESINAAVINGSRLLWLKEAKVSPAATSPVAPAAA, encoded by the coding sequence ATGGCGAACATGGTAACGGTTACGATAGATGGAAAGAGGGTAACGGCCCCCGAGGGCTCAAATCTCATTGATGCCGCAGCACGGGGCGGCATCAATATCCCCAATCTCTGCTACCTCAAGGGGATGAAAGGCATCGGCGCCTGCCGCATGTGCCTCGTCGAGGTCGAGGGCATGAAGGCCCCCATGATCGCCTGCACCACGAAGGTCAAAGAGGGCATGTCGGTCAATACGAATACGGAGAAGGTGCAGGAGATAAGGAAGTTCGTCGTCGATCTCATCCTCTCGATGCACCCGCTCGACTGCATGACCTGCACCAAGGCGGGCGTCTGCACGCTCCAGCAGTATGCCTACGATTTCGGGATAAAGGAATCGAGCTTCACCAGGAAGAAGTTCGGCTTTGCCGTTGACGAGGCGAACCCCTTCATCAAGCGCGATCCCGACTACTGCGTGCTCTGCGGCAGATGCGTCCGGGTCTGCAAGAACCAGGGGACGAATGTGCTCGAGTTCATGGGAAGGGGAGTGGGCTCGAAAGTGGCGACGGCCAACGACAAGCCGCTCCAGGAGTCGGGCTGCACCTTCTGCGGCAGCTGTGTCGACGCCTGCCCGGTCAACGCCCTGCTCGAGGCCGACCGGACGCGCAAAGGCAGGGAATGGGAGTACGAGAAGGTGAGCTCGGTCTGCCTCCTCTGCGGCAACGGCTGCGATATCACCGTCAGCACGAAGGAGGGCTCGGTCGCCAAGGTTAAGTCCGGAGCTGCCGACGGTTCCTCCGAGCGGTTCATCTGCGCATACGGCCGGTTCGGCTTCGATTGCATAGCGGCGGACAGCAGGGTGACGTCGCCGATGAAGCGCGTGGGCGGCGCCCTGGTCGAGACGACCTGGAAGGACGCCCTCGACCTTGTCGCCGCCGAGCTGAAGAAGGCGGGCAAGAACGCCGGGTTCGTCGCGACAGGCGGCCTGCTCAACGAGGACGCGCTCACGCTCAAGCAGTTCGCGGCGGAGGTCGTCAAGACCAGGAATGTGGATACGACGGTAAGCCTCTACGGCGATGCAGCAACGTTGCTCTCCGGGAGCGCCGATATGGATACCGCTGATCTTTTCGTGCTCGTGGGCCTTAATCCCAGCCAGTATACGCGGGTGCTGCCCGCCCTCGATGCGGTAATCCGCAGGAGAGTGCAGGGAGGGGCGAAGCTGATCACCATTACTGCAGCAGAGCCTTCGATAGCCTCTGTCGCCGCAGTGAGCCTGGTGGAGGATGAGGCTGCGGCGCTCATGTCGCTCGCCAAGGCGCTGCTCGCCAAAGGCCTCTCGAGTGACAAAAAGCTGGGAGAGGCCGTTGCCAAGGCAGCGGTGAGCGAAGCAGTGGAAGCGGCGGCGGCCATGGTCGCCGATGCAAAGAACCCTGTAGTGCTCACCTCGCCCGCGCTCTATCCTGCTGCGGCAAACATAAGCCTGATAAAAGGCACGGCCGTATCGATCCCGGTCGAGAGCAATGCAAAAGGCGTACTGATGATGGGTCTGGCGCCGGAAGGGAAATCCTGTAAGGAGATGGCGTCCGGAGGAAACGGATTCCTCTATGCCGTCGGCGAGGTTCCCCTGGTGAAAAAGGCGAAAGGGGATTTCCTCGTAGTCCAGGCTTCCCATATGACCGACCTCGCGAAACAGGCTGACGTTGTCCTTCCCGCCGCAGCGCTGCTCGAAGCCGAAGGGACCATGGTCGATTATGCGGGCAGGTTGAAGTATGTGGCCGCGGCCGTCTCTCCCGCGGGAGAGGCGAAGACGCATCGTGATATTTTCGCAGCCCTCGCGAAAGTGATGGGGAGCAAGCTGAAGGAAGCGAAGGAGAGCGATACCAAAAAGCTCGTGAGCGCTGCCAAGATCAAGGTAGAGCTCAGTCCCTTTGCCAGGAGAGAGGGATTCGACGCCGACCCGGGAGAGCTGATCGAGTCGATCAACGCCGCGGTAATCAACGGTTCGAGGCTCCTCTGGCTCAAGGAAGCAAAGGTCTCACCCGCAGCGACCTCGCCAGTCGCTCCGGCAGCAGCATAG
- a CDS encoding NADH-ubiquinone oxidoreductase-F iron-sulfur binding region domain-containing protein — protein sequence MTEEKELKVEDIKNAAEARSCAVQKALAYITGFLAGPMCGRCFPCAFGSYEARIRLQQIAEGRGSEEDLAALKRIAADMAEASMCKKGKDTAKFILEWMEKGAFAEHGAGRCSAGECSVLVEYRVAPDDCIMCNACKEVCKYSAIVGEKRKPYFNNYPAYEIRQKRCTRCGECITVCPTGAIVKGTVGAGEPAAV from the coding sequence ATGACTGAAGAGAAAGAGCTGAAGGTAGAGGATATAAAAAACGCGGCCGAAGCGAGGAGTTGCGCCGTGCAGAAGGCGCTCGCCTACATCACCGGCTTTCTCGCCGGGCCGATGTGCGGCAGGTGCTTTCCCTGCGCGTTCGGAAGCTACGAGGCGAGAATCCGGCTGCAGCAGATCGCCGAGGGCCGGGGCTCCGAGGAAGACCTCGCCGCGCTCAAGCGGATCGCCGCCGACATGGCCGAGGCGTCCATGTGCAAGAAGGGCAAGGATACGGCCAAGTTCATCCTCGAGTGGATGGAGAAAGGCGCCTTTGCGGAGCATGGTGCGGGGCGGTGCAGCGCCGGAGAATGCTCGGTCCTCGTAGAGTACCGCGTGGCCCCGGACGACTGCATCATGTGCAATGCCTGCAAAGAGGTCTGTAAATACAGCGCTATCGTCGGAGAGAAGAGGAAGCCCTATTTCAACAATTATCCGGCCTACGAGATACGGCAGAAGCGGTGCACCCGCTGCGGCGAATGCATTACGGTATGCCCGACAGGAGCGATCGTCAAGGGCACCGTGGGTGCGGGCGAGCCGGCAGCAGTATAA
- a CDS encoding NADH-ubiquinone oxidoreductase-F iron-sulfur binding region domain-containing protein has protein sequence MERLTSIGDLKKLRERLASELFLPDRARARVCCGTACTASGSHKVISALENEAKARGAAIEIVKTGCQGMCQKGPVMKAEPQDIFYQRVKPEHASGLLSHTFLHGIPFRQALYREDIQSDPTLEMMDLPFYKKQVRIALRNNDKIDPTNIYHYIAVGGYKGLEKALSGMSPDEVLEEVDRANLRGRGGAGFPAGKKWKHSKGAPGSVKFVIANGDEGDPGAFMDRSIMEGDPHSLFEGMLLCAYAMGAQYGFVYVRHEYPLAVKNLKHAIRQAGELGLLGQNILGTGFSFHLDVREGAGAFVCGESTALVASIEGERGFPRPRPPRLSEPGGGVWGYPSNLNNIETYACVPPIIEKGADWFRSIGTATSPGTKVFALTGKVRNTGLVEVPMGMTLREIIFDIGGGILEGRAFKAVQTGGPSGGCIPASHLDLPVDFDSLSKVGSMMGSGGMVVMDEDTCMVDVAKYFLSFTYSESCGKCPPCRIGTYQMLQIMERLTRGEGRHGDIERLIHLGKHIQEGSLCGLGQSAPNPVLSTIKYFREEYEEHLYDNYCRANVCSGMGVFVINLAECFRCGLCKEACAFDAVKETRDKYFIDHAYCTKCKACYNACPIGAVKIRKERHLKLEEEFKIPPESIDIIERRAKMTLGDILASKPYEIFAITQDHKVADAIRIMQDRNVSAVMVVDKSNRLVGMFTERDVVRHFSKDMSFANRPIEEVMSRDLITFDASTEISAAISVIANKKRRHLPVVDGDRILGMITYRDLVSYVLPEIVYMAEDMY, from the coding sequence ATGGAACGGTTGACGAGTATCGGTGATTTGAAAAAGCTTAGGGAGAGGCTTGCTTCTGAACTGTTCTTACCGGATCGGGCGCGGGCGCGGGTATGCTGTGGGACTGCCTGCACCGCCTCCGGCTCGCACAAAGTGATCAGCGCCCTCGAAAACGAGGCAAAGGCGCGGGGCGCTGCTATCGAGATCGTCAAGACCGGCTGCCAGGGCATGTGCCAGAAGGGCCCGGTGATGAAGGCGGAGCCGCAGGACATCTTCTACCAGCGGGTGAAGCCCGAGCATGCTTCGGGTCTCCTGAGCCATACCTTCCTCCACGGGATACCCTTCCGGCAGGCGCTCTACCGGGAGGACATTCAATCCGACCCCACCCTGGAGATGATGGACCTTCCGTTCTACAAGAAACAGGTCCGCATCGCCCTCAGGAACAACGACAAGATCGACCCGACGAACATCTATCACTATATCGCGGTCGGCGGCTACAAGGGCCTCGAAAAGGCGCTTTCCGGGATGAGCCCCGATGAGGTGCTGGAAGAGGTCGATAGGGCGAACCTCAGGGGAAGAGGCGGTGCAGGCTTCCCGGCCGGTAAGAAATGGAAACACTCGAAGGGCGCGCCGGGCAGCGTGAAGTTCGTCATCGCCAACGGCGACGAGGGGGACCCGGGAGCGTTCATGGACCGCTCGATCATGGAAGGCGATCCCCACAGCCTCTTCGAGGGCATGCTCCTCTGCGCCTATGCCATGGGTGCGCAGTACGGCTTCGTCTATGTGCGGCACGAGTATCCCCTTGCAGTCAAGAACCTCAAGCACGCAATTCGTCAAGCCGGGGAGCTGGGGCTCCTCGGGCAGAATATTCTCGGCACGGGCTTCAGCTTCCACCTCGATGTGCGCGAGGGCGCAGGGGCCTTTGTCTGTGGCGAGTCCACGGCGCTCGTCGCCTCGATCGAGGGCGAGCGGGGGTTCCCGAGGCCGCGTCCGCCGCGCCTCTCCGAGCCCGGAGGCGGTGTATGGGGCTACCCGAGCAACCTGAACAATATAGAGACCTATGCCTGCGTTCCCCCTATCATCGAAAAGGGCGCGGACTGGTTCCGGAGCATCGGCACGGCAACCTCGCCGGGCACGAAGGTCTTCGCACTTACGGGCAAGGTCAGGAACACCGGTCTCGTGGAGGTCCCCATGGGCATGACCCTGCGGGAGATCATCTTCGATATCGGCGGCGGGATTCTCGAGGGCAGGGCGTTCAAGGCGGTCCAGACCGGCGGCCCCTCCGGCGGCTGCATCCCGGCGAGTCATCTCGATCTGCCGGTCGATTTCGACTCGCTCTCCAAAGTGGGCTCGATGATGGGCTCGGGCGGCATGGTGGTCATGGACGAGGACACCTGCATGGTCGATGTAGCGAAATACTTCCTCTCCTTCACCTACTCGGAATCGTGCGGCAAGTGCCCGCCCTGCAGGATCGGCACCTACCAGATGCTCCAGATCATGGAACGGCTTACCAGGGGAGAGGGCCGGCACGGCGATATCGAGCGGTTGATTCATCTCGGCAAGCACATACAGGAAGGTTCGCTCTGCGGCCTCGGCCAGAGCGCTCCCAACCCAGTGTTGAGCACCATCAAGTATTTTCGCGAGGAGTACGAAGAGCACCTCTATGACAATTACTGCAGGGCGAATGTCTGCAGCGGCATGGGGGTCTTCGTCATTAATCTCGCCGAGTGCTTCAGATGCGGGCTCTGCAAAGAGGCTTGCGCCTTCGATGCGGTCAAGGAGACGCGGGATAAGTACTTCATCGATCACGCGTACTGCACGAAGTGCAAGGCCTGCTACAACGCGTGCCCGATCGGCGCGGTGAAGATCCGGAAGGAGCGCCACCTGAAGCTCGAGGAGGAGTTCAAGATACCTCCCGAGAGCATAGACATCATAGAGAGGAGAGCAAAGATGACCCTGGGAGATATTTTAGCATCCAAGCCCTATGAGATATTCGCCATTACGCAGGATCATAAGGTTGCCGACGCGATCAGGATCATGCAGGACAGGAACGTGAGCGCCGTAATGGTGGTCGATAAATCCAACCGGCTCGTCGGCATGTTCACCGAGAGAGACGTGGTGCGCCACTTCAGCAAGGATATGTCCTTCGCCAACCGGCCCATCGAGGAGGTCATGAGCCGCGATCTCATCACCTTCGACGCCTCGACAGAGATCAGCGCCGCCATATCGGTCATCGCGAACAAGAAGAGACGGCACCTGCCGGTGGTCGACGGCGACCGGATACTCGGCATGATCACCTACCGGGACCTGGTCTCCTACGTGCTCCCCGAGATTGTCTACATGGCAGAAGACATGTACTAG
- a CDS encoding NAD(P)H-dependent oxidoreductase subunit E, producing MKAQELNIDAHYGGIGDVLTAGQKKKGLLIHAFQQIQKEHNYLPEEKLKELSKNLDIPLAEVYSAASFYKHFYFKPRGKNIVCVCVGTACHVRGASKVLKALEEEFGVKEGETTADRSMTLETVGCVGCCGLAPVVTVNEEVLGEVGSQKVDEIINRVKQ from the coding sequence ATGAAGGCACAGGAGCTCAACATAGATGCACACTACGGGGGCATAGGCGACGTCCTCACCGCGGGCCAGAAGAAGAAGGGCTTGCTTATCCATGCCTTTCAGCAGATACAGAAAGAGCACAACTACCTCCCTGAAGAGAAGCTGAAGGAGCTTTCGAAGAACCTGGACATCCCTCTGGCCGAGGTGTACAGCGCGGCATCGTTCTATAAACATTTCTATTTCAAGCCGAGGGGAAAGAATATCGTCTGTGTCTGCGTGGGCACGGCCTGCCATGTGCGAGGCGCCTCCAAGGTCCTCAAGGCGCTCGAGGAAGAGTTCGGGGTAAAAGAGGGAGAAACGACAGCCGATCGCTCGATGACCCTGGAGACGGTCGGATGCGTGGGATGCTGCGGGCTGGCCCCGGTGGTTACCGTGAACGAAGAGGTGCTCGGCGAGGTAGGCTCCCAGAAAGTGGATGAGATCATCAACAGGGTGAAGCAGTAA
- the cooS gene encoding anaerobic carbon-monoxide dehydrogenase catalytic subunit: MEKKGEKTSSTANPQSAAILKWAKEQNIETCFDRADKMKPCPIGNSGACCKLCSMGPCRLVGKNAEEEVCGVCGATVATVVARNVARMIAAGSAAHTDHGLDMAMTLLAVAEGHTKDYQIKDVRKLYRVAGYLDIEFEGRPVSDVAKDVAKRFVEDFTRQSGEASYVSRAPKKTQERWRKWGIVPRGAQREIVEMMHRTHTGVDIDADHILLHGLRTALADGWIGSMIATDITDILFGTPQPLRGEAGFGVFEEDKVNVVVHGHEPTLAEKMAEAVNEPDMIAYAKSKGAKGINLAGMCCTANEILVRHGVPTMGGFTNQELAIFTGLVDAMTVDVQCIMPSVVKAAEKFHTKIITTSPKAHIKGAVAMPYVDESRAMEHARNVIRAAIDNFPNRTTYGKRDQKDKYTMVTGFSHEYIEYMLGGKWRASFRPLNDAIMAGRIRGIAGVVGCDNTRFPATAVHNYLIKELIRQDVLVVTTGCGSHACGMAGLVTPEQAYELAGPGLREVCEATGMPPILNLGACVDNSRILTIASAMAAEGGLSDEIGGMPAVGIAPEWMSEKAVAIGCYAVASGIPVIFGGENIASASKEVTRIMTEVWMERFRGAFHFEPDPEKILALTLKYIDSAREGLKLKKYEPGKFGTEKVLLDMAARREMERPRGHQGL, from the coding sequence ATGGAGAAGAAAGGTGAAAAAACCTCAAGCACTGCCAACCCCCAGTCCGCTGCTATCCTGAAGTGGGCCAAGGAGCAGAATATAGAGACCTGTTTCGACAGGGCCGATAAAATGAAACCCTGCCCCATCGGCAACAGCGGCGCCTGCTGCAAGCTCTGCAGCATGGGGCCCTGCAGGCTCGTGGGCAAGAACGCCGAAGAAGAGGTCTGCGGCGTCTGCGGCGCAACGGTCGCGACCGTCGTCGCACGGAACGTCGCCCGTATGATCGCTGCGGGTTCCGCGGCGCACACCGACCACGGCCTCGATATGGCGATGACCCTCCTGGCTGTTGCCGAAGGCCATACGAAGGATTACCAGATCAAGGACGTACGGAAGCTCTATAGAGTAGCCGGCTATCTCGACATCGAGTTCGAGGGCAGGCCGGTGAGCGATGTCGCCAAGGACGTGGCGAAGCGGTTCGTCGAGGACTTCACCCGCCAGAGCGGCGAGGCGAGCTACGTCAGCAGGGCGCCGAAGAAGACCCAGGAGCGCTGGAGAAAGTGGGGCATCGTCCCCCGCGGCGCCCAGAGGGAGATTGTCGAGATGATGCACCGCACCCATACCGGCGTCGATATCGATGCGGATCACATCCTGCTGCACGGCCTCAGGACGGCCCTTGCCGACGGCTGGATCGGCTCGATGATCGCTACCGATATCACCGATATCCTTTTCGGCACTCCCCAGCCCCTCAGGGGAGAGGCGGGCTTCGGCGTCTTCGAGGAGGACAAGGTCAATGTCGTGGTCCACGGCCATGAGCCGACCCTCGCCGAGAAGATGGCCGAGGCGGTGAACGAGCCCGACATGATCGCGTATGCGAAATCGAAGGGCGCGAAGGGAATCAATCTCGCCGGCATGTGCTGTACCGCCAACGAGATCCTGGTCAGGCACGGCGTCCCGACCATGGGCGGCTTCACGAACCAGGAGCTGGCGATCTTCACTGGCCTGGTGGATGCCATGACCGTCGATGTCCAGTGCATCATGCCGTCGGTCGTCAAGGCGGCAGAGAAGTTCCACACCAAGATCATTACCACATCGCCGAAGGCGCACATAAAGGGCGCTGTCGCCATGCCCTATGTCGATGAGTCGAGGGCAATGGAGCATGCCCGGAACGTGATCAGGGCGGCGATCGATAACTTCCCGAACAGGACGACCTACGGCAAGCGCGACCAGAAGGACAAGTACACGATGGTGACCGGGTTCTCCCACGAGTATATCGAGTACATGCTCGGCGGAAAGTGGAGGGCGTCCTTCCGGCCCCTGAACGACGCGATCATGGCGGGCAGGATCAGGGGTATCGCCGGCGTCGTCGGGTGCGACAACACCAGGTTCCCGGCAACGGCTGTCCACAACTACCTGATCAAGGAGCTCATCAGGCAGGATGTCCTGGTCGTCACTACCGGCTGCGGCTCTCATGCCTGCGGCATGGCGGGCCTGGTGACGCCCGAGCAGGCGTATGAGCTCGCCGGCCCCGGCCTGAGGGAGGTCTGCGAAGCGACTGGAATGCCCCCGATACTGAATCTCGGCGCCTGCGTCGATAACTCGAGAATCCTGACCATCGCGAGCGCCATGGCTGCCGAGGGCGGTCTCTCGGACGAGATAGGCGGCATGCCTGCAGTGGGCATCGCCCCCGAGTGGATGTCCGAGAAGGCTGTTGCGATAGGCTGCTACGCTGTTGCTTCGGGCATACCCGTCATATTCGGCGGTGAAAACATAGCGTCGGCGAGCAAGGAGGTCACCAGGATCATGACCGAGGTCTGGATGGAGCGGTTCAGAGGCGCATTCCACTTCGAGCCCGATCCGGAGAAGATCCTTGCCCTGACCCTCAAGTACATCGATTCGGCGAGGGAGGGCCTCAAGCTGAAGAAGTACGAGCCGGGCAAGTTCGGCACCGAGAAGGTGCTCCTCGACATGGCGGCGCGCCGCGAGATGGAGAGGCCGAGAGGCCATCAGGGCCTTTAG